In one window of Pseudorasbora parva isolate DD20220531a chromosome 7, ASM2467924v1, whole genome shotgun sequence DNA:
- the cfap418 gene encoding cilia- and flagella-associated protein 418, which translates to MADDLDDLLDEVESKFCCSTSASKQSSYVSKQTDQKCANPKDKKQSREQGCKRAEHENNDDIDTMLQEILDDDYQPISTNEPISEKTSTSDSFSQAVFKKCCPVFLGGSSILHGIGTSVSQRACNRLRCTSCDFSVLMFEDHEWDSSCNYLFFRNNMPDHHKLKGKLRRRKGGRAYACQCSWHSALSLSDLREQQQLKWVCGKHKS; encoded by the exons ATGGCGGATGATTTAGACGATTTACTTGATGAAGTCGAATCAAAGTTTTGTTGTAGCACGTCGGCGTCCAAACAGTCGAGTTACGTTTCAAAACAAACGGACCAAAAGTGTGCGAATCCCAAGGACAAGAAACAGTCAAG AGAGCAAGGATGTAAAAGAGCTGAACATGAGAATAATGATGATATTGACACTATGCTGCAGGAAATTCTGGATGATGATTATCAACCCATCAGTACAAAC GAACCCATTTCAGAAAAGACTTCCACAAGTGATTCCTTTTCTCAGGCTGTGTTCAAGAA ATGTTGCCCTGTGTTCCTCGGTGGAAGCTCTATACTACATGGTATTGGAACCAGTGTTTCTCAGAG GGCCTGCAACCGATTAAGATGTACATCTTGTGACTTCAGCGTACTCATGTTCGAAGATCACGAGTGGGATTCGTCCTGCAACTATCTATTTTTCAG GAACAACATGCCAGACCATCACAAACTAAAAGGCAAACTGAGGAGGAGAAAGGGTGGGCGTGCTTATGCCTGCCAGTGTAGCTGGCACTCTGCCCTGTCCCTCTCAGACCTGAGGGAGCAACAGCAGCTAAAGTGGGTTTGCGGCAAACACAAATCATGA